Genomic segment of Candidatus Dormiibacterota bacterium:
GCGCCCGGGCGCCGCCGAGGTGTCGCGACAGCGAGTCGGGGACGGCGCGCGACTGGTAGCCCGGCTGCTCGAACACCCGGCTGGTGCCACCCCCGCTGCCGTAGAGGAAGGTGCCCGGCAGCGCCGGCCACGCGCCGCCGGCCAGGGAGGTGCGGTCGACGCCCCAGCCCGTCTCGAAGATCCGCTCGCCGTCGGCGCCGATGCCGAGGCTGGTGCCCCCGACGCTGGTCACCCACGGCGCCGAGGAGGGGAAGTCGACGGCGCGCTCGCCCCGGCGGGCCACCTGGTCGCCGTTGTCCCCGGAGGCGAAGATCACCGCGACGCCCTCGATCGCGGCCTGCAGGAAGGTGTCGGCGAAGGCCTGGAGCTGGGCCCGGCCCGCGGTCTCGCCGGGGCTCCCCCAGGAGTTGGTGATCACCTGGGCGAGCTCGCCGTCGAGGACGGTGGTGATCGCCTCGTCGAGGGCGGTGGTGCTGCAGTCGCGGGCGCCGGCATAGACGACCCGCGCCCGGGG
This window contains:
- a CDS encoding S53 family peptidase, which translates into the protein PRARVVYAGARDCSTTALDEAITTVLDGELAQVITNSWGSPGETAGRAQLQAFADTFLQAAIEGVAVIFASGDNGDQVARRGERAVDFPSSAPWVTSVGGTSLGIGADGERIFETGWGVDRTSLAGGAWPALPGTFLYGSGGGTSRVFEQPGYQSRAVPDSLSRHLGGARARTVPDLAMVGDPNTGIIVGVSQTFPDGVRYGEYRIGGTSLAAPLVAAMVLLADQHAGMHHGFLNPALYRLGGTQAFRDVVAPEATLAAVRVDYANRLDPSGGLVYSLRTLGQTHSLHTTPGYDDVTGLGTPRGMAFIEALGRDR